ttctttgttttctttcttctgaaCTATCTGGAGTAGAAAAACATAAGAAACAACTGAAGCAAAATCAACACCAACCTTTGTTAatcttacttttctttttttcttctttccttcctccttctttttcttcctttttttttttcattttttctcctttCCCTTCTGGTGCAACTACAAGTAGAAACCTAAAGCTCCATTACCTTTGATAAACCCTCTCAAATCAGACTTGAATTTCTCTCACCAACTCAAAATCTCCCTTAAACATACAATTCATTCGATTTTTTAAACCAGAGACACCACCATCTCATAGCCTTCAGGTGATCCCTTTCCCCTTCGTTCTCATCCACCGCCACCATCAATTCGCTTCGCCGCTGTTGCCATCGGCACTACTGCTTAGATTTCCTGGTATAGGTCACATTGCCAAGTCCGTCAATGACTACAAGGCCAGTCTAGATCTCATTTCGATAGATAATCTGCCTAAGCCACTCGCCATTGCAGACGTCTCTCCAACTCCGATGCATGGCTTGAAGCTCCATATTGCCCATCAAGGTGTTCCCGGAGCTTTCAGCGAAGCCACTGTCGGCAAAGTTTATATGAACATGCGAAGTGGGTTATCGGGGGTAATTCTTAATGTGTAGACATTTTTGATCTAGTGATTTTTGTGAAGAAATTTTGTGGGTTTTAGTTGAATTTTGATTTCTCATTGCCTAAATCTAATACAAGTTGACTTTAATTTGAGCGGTTTCTATTTAATTTAGTATTGAGATTCTTGGCGttgatattaatttgatttgatCCATTTCAGtatgaaggaagaaaagaaaaggaaaaggaagaaaaatgcaaaaaaaaaaagaggtatgGTATAAATGATTGATAGTTGAACCTAGAGATGATGACAATGGAAAGGACATCAGTGTTTGCAGCATGAAAGGCAGGTTGAACCTAAATTAACTATTGGTACATTTTGAAAACGGGGTTAGCATTGGAATTTAACGTCTTTCCgtcaatttggatgatttacaTCCATTTTCCAAAAAAGTCCAAAGCACAAGGAGTTTATATGAGGGTTTTTAAATAATGAGGAGGTTTTATGACAATAATCCAAACCACAAGGGGGTTTAATGTATTTtaccctatatatatatatatacacacacacacatatatataagcTGAGATGTGAGTCGACCAGGGGCCTTTTCCGGCCGGGGAAGGTAAAGCAAAACGTTCTTTTAGCAGTCTGGCTTTTTATCCGGAGAAACTCCACCTACCAACTGCCAAGCGGTagtaaattctttttttaaaaatggtaGTAGTACTACCTTCTAGCAGTGTACAATTGAATTCGGGCGTCAGTCTCCCCCTTTTGTCCTTTTTATCCACGCCACCTCTGAGCTCTCTAGCCAGAGTCTGGTACTACGTACTACCACTACTACTACTCCGACCAAAGAATGCTGCTGCCAAGTCGGACTCAAGAGGTGTTTCTTGCAATGCAATAATGTAGGGTGTAGATGATGGGTCTTCTCCTGCAGTTCTCTAGTTTATGTAATCTTATCTTTGTGAGTTTAGTGGGTCTTTCGTATTACCTCTAAAATATAGTTGAGTTCTTATCTCTGCTTAAAATAGGATACCATAAAGCGCAACGTTTACCATTTGTATTTcacctcaaaaaaaataaaataaatttaagcGTCCTTAATTTCATCATAGAATATTTTATTGGTTAAATGCACGACGTCGTGCtcgtaaagaaaaagaaaattggacCGTGTTGCTTGATTTTGAAATGGCATCGTGAAGTTAAACTGTCCAATTTCGGAGTAACACCAAAGCGTATTGAACCGTATACAAATTTGTGACCAGATTTTTCTGTCCCTTTTCAGTTTCCGGCGATGCTTTTCACTCCAAGGTGCTCATTTGGAGCTGACCATatgagaggggggggggggggtaaaaCGTAGCAATTCAataaagaaattgaagaggGAGGAAAAGTAAATATTTTTTATCCTGCTACTGCTCGGACTGTGTAATTATATGCTTCAATATCTTCAGGGAAACCTTAATATATCTTGCACGACGTAAAGGTCAAACTACGTGTGTGTATGCGATCTAAAAACTTCAGAAAGTAGAATCAATGAATATAATTTTGGCCGAAATTGCTAGATGTGCTCTttttttccggatacagaaacaAACACACACACTGAATTAGACTAAGCACGACAGTTAACGGATAAACCGACCGATAAACAAGCCATCTAAAGGGGACTCATAGAGCAACTCGATCCAGCCAATTGATTGCTAGATGTGCTCTCGATACATAGATTTTCTAGTAATTTTTTATCGAAAGGCGATTGTATAAAGTCGGTATAGGCTGTTCCTTTTTGGGCCATATATCCCCACCCAAACGAAACAAAGATTAAAAGTGTGAAAAATTGACCTAATTGTGAAGCACGTAAATATCATCATTTAAGGAAACTCATTATTACGGTATAAATAAAGCACATATTCAACAAGACTAAAGAGACTGGCTACCTTACCTAGCTGGTGGGTTGCTCGCCGTTGTCGAACTTGAGTTGGCACGGTGTGCAACTTTGAACAGCAGTTGAACTCCACCTGCGCAGGAATCTAGTTAATCCAAATTTCCGAAGATCAGCTCCTTGAACTACCACTCCTACACAATGCCACCAAACCAAACCACAGCACCTACCACCACATCTTCCATCCAAATTTTATCTCATCAGCCGGCCGAATTCCATGCTCCAACAATCCTCAGAACCTTCTCTCAGCCTATTGGTTGTTCTTCAGTAAATTATCTTCATTGTTATTGTTGAATCCAATATTCATTATCCGCTTCACCTGAAAATTTCCCAACCACTTCTATGGAAACAATTGAGcattaaaatataaatttccTTGTCAAACACCGTAGGCCTCAGCTGCTCGCACCCGTAATTCACCAGCATTCAATAATTAGTATCAACGGCAGAGAATGTTGGACCCATGATTGGTAAAATACCGAATCACATATGCAGATCCTACAGAATTGTAAACTGGCAGAATCAAGTCGGAACACAAATTCCACAGTTCTAAATGCTAGAATATACTACCGGCTATTCCAGTTCCTCTaccaaggaaaacaaaaagaaaataccCCCGGAGTACAATGCTAGATACAGAAACAGTTTTTAACAAGAAGTTCAGCAGCTCAATGAACCATTAACTCTCTCAAGCCTTGGAAGTGCACTCGATTACATGATCTTTGAAATGTTGGAGCTCAGCTAAAACCTCATCCTCAGGCCTGTATAATAAGTCAGTCATGCGCCATATCTGCAAATTACAACCACCAGATGCAAAATCAAGGGAAAACCGTCAAGAGGGATCAAAGCCAGTAGAATGCTACATCTGCCAAGAATACCACCACCCccataaaagaagaaaacatcTCATACCTGTAACGTGCCCCCACCACCGCTACTTTCACCATCATCAGAAACACTGACAACCGTCCATGGATCAGAGGCATTCCAGTGAAAGTCGACAACTTTGTCCCTGGAGAACATATAGAGAACATTTTCACTATCAAAAGATCTTAACATTGTCTATAGGCCAACAAGCATCCAGATAAGAGAAATATGTTTGCCATTAGTACTGAAATTACGACTGAGCCAGTAAGGATGCAAATCAAATGCTTTTTAATCGTTTAGACTAGATAGAAACGAAAAccaatagtaagtttttaattgTGTTTTTCTAAGAATAATTCACCATGGTCCATTGTTGATGGCACACAAATATTTTGATTTGACACAGCCAGAGGCAGATGGCAAGAACAGAATATCTCAAGTTAAGCAGCCAGAAGTAAAGATGATTTCTGCAAGTCCAAAATATAACTTAAATATCATTTAGATATCACAATACTTTTAACAAACAAATGAGTCAACCCGTGCAGGTGAACCACACATGGATTGAATAGACTAGGTCAGCCACCAATAATTTACTGCATAGTGCTAACTAACCTGTGCCCAGCATGTTGGAAAAATAACCCAGGAGGACTACTTGGAGACCTTGTCCCGCTTTCTATCTTTTTGCCAACCTACAGGACAAGCAAGGAAAGAAATTAGTCTCATAGAAATCAGATGGTATATATGAGATGTACATATAGTCAGTTCGCAGGCTGATGTGAGAAGCTGATTACAATCTTACACATTCGCATTCAGATATATTGACATATGAcagcaattgaaaattttcctaTCATAGAATATGATTTGTGAGAAATTTCTTAACCATAGCCCTCTGTAGAAGAGTTGACAGCAAGCCCATAAATAACGAGAGCGcaagagagggggggggggtcgcagagagagagaggcttCAACACCTTTTCATAATCCCAGATGTTCAATAAACCATCCTCTGCAGAGCTCCCAAAGACAGTGGACTTGTCAGGAGACCACTGGAATAGAAAATAATTGCTTGGTTATCAGAAGTATTCAATAGATACATATAAATCGAAAGATTCAAGAACAAAATGATCACCTGAACACAAAGAACAGCAGCTGTATGACCTTCAAATTTATGCACTAGTGACTCGACTCCATCAGTTGTTAGTTTCCGGCGATCAAACAAGCGAACAGAGTGATCTGCAGACCTGAAATAACAGCATGACTCAACAAAGCTTCTAAACCTTTTTTGCAAATCAAGTTGCAGAGATCTGAACAAATTATGTTTGGAGTTTCACGCATACAGAATTCCTCACAAATGTTTTTGGCATTTGCATTCCAATATCCATTTGTACCTTTTACCTCAATCAAATGACAACACACCCATATCATCCTGGTAAAGCCCTCCTACCAGACCTCCATATGACACTTAACATTTTTGTCTTTAACAAATTTCCCTTTGGGGTACTCAAGCTTTCATGTACTCTATCCTATTTACTTGCCTCCACTTATCCTTTGATCTCGACTTCTAGCCATGTACATGACATACAACAATCTCAGAGACCATCCGCAGTCAAAATCATTAGATTTAAACGTGAACTGGTTATTCTGCTTGTACAAGAAGCCCTCACAACAGCAGAAGTCATTTGAAGATTGACGTTGTCTAATGAATCAGATAATTCCAAGTATACTCTTCCTTTCCTTCCCATAGTACTCTAACGCTACTATCCTTGCGAATTTAACTGAAGGCTAAAAGAGATTTTTGCATTATAGATCCAAAAAAAGGTGGAAACCTGGGTCACATCACTTGAGTAATTTGGTGACACTAATATGGGAACAATTAATAGATAAAAGACTCTTCTGCAGACAAATCTCAAACATCTATCTAATTCTGCCTATCAACATTAGATTACAGACTATGATTAGGGAAGGAAGTTAATTTcattcaagaaagaaaaggggCAAGAAGTTTCAAATCTACAATTTAACAATTGATAATATTCTGTGTGGACCTTTTCAAGTACCATAGGCAATACTTAGTTTGGGAAAACCACGACAAATACAGATAGAGAAACACAATTAAGTTGCATCTTCGAGAACCAACAATCCTGGATCAATCAGGTTGAAAGAGTTGAAAGCAGAAAGGAAGCAGAATCTGCTACACCAACAAGCTGATACAACTGAACTTCTTTTAGATTTAACAATTCATAAAAAACTAGTAATAGCTTGAAGCACTACAGTGTGGAAACGAGGAAACTTGTAGAAACAAACCACATATCCACAAGCAATATGAATATGGACTGTGAGAAGCTACAGTTGGATAGCATCAGCAGCCATATCTTTAACAACATGATGACACTCAAAACAGTTTTAACGTCAATAGAAAGAAATCCCTGACGCTTTACAGTTACAAGCATACCCAGTGAGAATCAGGTTTTGATCATGAGGATTCCAATCCACACAGTGGAGATCAGCATTATGTGCCTTTTCAACCTATTCGAGCAGTGAAAAAGGAACTCCAGATTAATCCAAACAATAAGTTTGTACAACACTAATAAGGAACTTATATTGAAAACTAAGAAACAAGAGTGATAAAATAATCCAACAATAAATTTGTATAGCACTACTGAGATATTTATGCTGAAAATGAGGATAACATGCGCCAAAAATTGCTATAACGAAACATTAGCCAGTCAAGGCCAACACCTAACACATACAACAACACATTCCTCACAGCATGGAACCAATTATGCAGTTTGGAGTAACAACTCGAACACCTTAAATCTGTAAAACCTATGTTCTTTTAACCCAAATAagcataaaaaataatttaaatgtCAGAATTCTGTACAAATCTAAATAACACATACTTGAAACAGAAAGGAGGCCCCAAGTATAAGGCCATCAAGGAAACACCACCTCACCTTCAAAATTGGGTTATTTCCAACACGTGCATCCCATAATATTAGGCAAGAATCATCCCCAACACTACAGAACTCCTGTGAACTGCATAAAATTTCTAGGATTATTAATTTCAAATGGCCGCACAAAAGGCTCAACGAAAATAACTTAATCAGGGGGGAAAAAAATCAAAGATGGTATCCAAGTTCCCAAGTTCATTTCATGGAACCATTTTCAGCAAAAGGTCCAGGAGATCAGGTCCAAACATCACTACTAAAATCCAGAAGCATATTGTTTCAAGGCAGTAAAAGATGGTCCAGATACATTCAAAAAGGATTACAGCGTAACTCAAGGAAAGTATACCAGAGAACACCAGCTGAGATCAAAAGGACCTTCCTTACTAAAAAAGGATCAGAAATACTGCCTAGATTCAGCCTAATGTTTGTTTCCCTTCACAAAAGTTGGGTCCATGGAAATCTAATCTTCGTAGTAGGTTGGACCAACATCAATCATTAGCAACATGGATAAATCACGAAAACCTTGTCAATTTTCTTTCTGTTTAAATCACCAAATAAATTTACAATAGCCGAAAAAGTAACCTTGATGGGCAAAACTGCACATCTTCAACAGTGTCATCATGCCCCTGAAAAATACCACGTGGTCCAACAGGACTATTATCAGCAGTTTTCACAATTGACCCAGTAGAACCAGTTGCCTTTGATGCATCTGCGGCCGATGCAGATATGTGGTCATGGATACTCCAGAGAACCACAGATTTGTCCTTTCCTGTTGAAAAGGTCCATCAGCTAAATATTCTCAAAAATATGAACTAAAGATCTATCTAATAAAacacatcacaaaaaaaatcaacagaAGTTCAAAGTTCATTCAAGAGAACAGCATGAAACCAAGACATCATTTGAGCATGACATTAAAAGAACATCACACAATTATATTATCTGATGGCGCACTCATAAGATTTGCTTAACCTCTTTTTTCTGCATTATTCCTTTTCTATCCACCCCTCTGTCAGAGTGTTGATGTTGGGGGTGCTGGAGGAGGGGTTAAACCACCAGCAGGCTTTCCCTTGGGCAGTGATGCAGTAATCACTTTGATGAATGAAAGGAAACATTTACAGAATATGATCacaagtagtagtagtaataataataataataataatgcaaCTTTATAAACAGGAAATATCAAAAACAGAATTACTTTGAAAACTGCAACCACTTGAACAATAactaatttcaaaaaatgacaGGAAAAAACCACGGTAGCATCATTCCAACCTCCAGAGAGCACAAAAGGCTCAGTTGGGCACATTGCAAGAGCAAATTCAGCATTATCTTTGTGCCCCATCAGCACCTGCAAAATGAAAGAAGGTTATCTTGGATTTTTATAAAAGAGCATGTTGCTGCAGTTACAAAGTCCACAAAACATATTGTAGAATTTTCATGAGAATCCCAGAGAAACAAACAGTTATTGATTAAGTTCTTAGAAGAAAGGTACTTCCTTCCCAACAGATGAAGCTAAAAAcgaaggagaaaaagaagaaagaaagacagGAGAACTATACTTGGAATACACTGACAGCAAAATTTATTGTTTCATTGTAGTTACCAGCCTGTACCGATTACTGCTTGGTcctgttcattttcttttccttttttttttttaaagtcaaCTTTAGCCAGAACATGAAAACTTCAATTAAACCACCCAATATTATTGGACACCTTACACATTTGTAAGTGATTTGAAAGCAAGAGAAGAAAAGTACACAACAAGCCAATGAAACAGAATGGTCTTTGAACCAAATCCCAATTCCATGACTACAAGAATCTGACCACCAAGCACATAGTTAACAACAAAGGGAATAATAACTGCAACACAAAGTGGTTAATTGTACAGAACAGTATAGCAACTGATGATATTTTTCAGTTCTACATTTAGAGTTGAGCAGGATGCGACACGTGCAGGACCAAGCAGTCATCAGTCACTTGcacaacaaaagaaacaaagaaacaaagGACAAATGAAACAATGGATCAATATGAATTACCAAAACTAATTTTTAGGGCAATGCAAGAGAATGCTTACCAGATCAGGACGAGACTCAGCAGCTCCTAGAACAGCATGCCTGTTCGGTTGAGCTTCAATGTCCCAAATGAGGACCTAATTTGGAAGCCATTAAACTATGTTAAAAGATTCTCATATTCTCCAGAAACGAGCATAACATCAGTGAGCCACTTACTTCAGGGCAATCAGTATGCGTCGCAACAATGTTTTTATTCTGAGGAAGTTCCCTGATTCTGTTTACCTGCAATATGATTGTATATTACCAGACTATAAGCAAAATTCCCCCGGACCATGAACCAGTGAATATAAGAAATCTTGAAATATGTAATCAAGATTTATAGAGATTATCCGGATAAGCAGCAAGAACACCAAACCAAAATGCAATGGACACAAATTAAGCAATACATCGGATCATCCAGGAATTCCAAACAGTGATGCTAggattaaaattcaaatttcactGATGCCAGTTAGTCACTTTTTGTGGCATCATAACATTCAGCAGTATGCTTGCAGGTAATACAAGTAACATGTGGAACTGAAAATGTTACTTGACAATACCTCTCCAGGATGTATGATAGTCTTGTACTTCTTAACAAATGGTGACCTTGCTTCTTCATTAAACTATCAACCAACCAATAACAAAATCAGCATAATTTGTTGCAAGCCACaactaaaataaaagataaacatGCTAACATAGATTAGGATTAcatttgctatgtgattttcAGCAGCAACCCGAGGCTTGACAACATCGCAGTTCGCTATGATCAGTGTATTTGGTACTGTATGATCAGTCTGTTGGGTGAAAAAAAAGGATCAACATGAGCAAATATCGGTAGAATCACATATTCTAAATCAAGCAACAACCATCCTCTCTGTAAGCCTGAGGTTGAGTGTGTGTTTTTCTGAGACAGCAGCCAAATCAAACTctaataataacaagccaataactaataaataataacaaaagcACTGAACATCTccattaaacaacaaaattctACCTATGGTGTATCTCATCATTTGTGAAAGATATGtaaaaccaaataaataaaaattaatgacAAAGAATATCTAGTTATTAACAAGTAATACATCAACATCACAGCTTCAAATATCCAAATCATTAAAGAGCGGCACACAACaacatttaacaaaaaagaaaaaaggcatAGAACACCATACATAACCAGAAAGCAGAAAATGGAAAACCGTTAAAAATTATCTGAAGAAGCATAAAGGAACAGCACAGATACTAACTTAAATTCAAAAAACCTTGAAATgcaaagcaagaaagaaaagaaaagaagaagaagaagaagaagaagaagaaaaacgtATAATAGCTCCATGAGAAGTTTGAAGAACTCAAGTGACTTTTGTTTGTGGAACAAATCCTAAGGACTGATTTGCAACATACTAGATATGAAAGTGATTTTTCACTTCATATATTTCAGGTAAGCATTCTGTAGATACATACTTGTTCAGAAAGGTAAAGACGCTGCCGATTCTTGAAGGCTCCCTGCTCAAGCAGTGGGCCCCACCTGCTCACAAAGGAAAATGCAGGGCACGCACGGGCGCATTATCAACAAACAAGTTGGGAGCACTCTAGGAGTCACGAAATATTCAAAATGCCAAGGCCAAATGCATGTTGatcagacaaaaaaaaaatgcaatatcACATTTAAACGTGCAGAACCAAAGATGCTCCTCACAAGAACAAGAAGCGATGACCAAACAATAATCCTCCTGCTAAAATGTAAGACAAACTATAGCTCCAAACATCACAATAAGCTTCACTCCCTTTCGCAAGTATGAGATGTGAAACACACAACCACGCCAATTAGATCCTTCCTACATCTACAATTCAAGCATCTGCAACTGCTACGGTTGGTGAACAATAATGCTAAAGGCTAGATAATGGATTCATACTCCCCCCCCCCTTTGAAAATATCagctgaagaaaaaaaaaatgcaggttTCCCAGCGCGAATCTGGGAGCGTAATATCACATTTCACAGTAAAAGCCAAGAGTGCACTCTGTCATCTTCCACAAACAAATGTAAAACCCTAACCCTCGGAAAAACCCTAGGgccccccacaaaaaaaaagaaaaagaaaagaagaaagcaagGGACGCGGCAAAAGAACGCACCGACAAGAGAGAGAAGGCCAGACGAGGTTATGATTAGCCAACCAGTCGTAGAGAACGGGGACGAGAGATTTCCACTGAGAATACTTCTCGTCAGAAGAGGAGCTGCGCTTGTCGGCGCCTCTCATCCTGGGGACTCCACCAGAAGCAGCAGCGGAGGCTTCTCTGTCGGTGTCGGCTTTGGCTTTAGTAGAGCCCTTAGGTCGACCTCTCTTCTTCGGCTGGCTCGGCGGAGGAGAAACCGTCTCCATTGGCGAAGTGAGGTTTTTCTAAGTTAATACTACCAGTACTACTTAATAattatttccaaaaaaaaaaaaatctttgggaaaaaaaaaacggtgtctctttttctctcacTCCCCCCTCTCAGTCAATCAGGGTAGTGAAGTGATGGAGTCGGACCTACAGAGTAAAGGTGTAATCTCCCATCCCGTAAGCTGTAAATTAATTCTATATGTCTGGAATCTTTGGGAAAAAAtctttggggaaaaaaaaaaccgcgCTTCTTTTCTGTCACTGATCTGGATGGATGGTGTAGAAGACGGTAGAGAGTAGTCAGTCGAGTAGAGAGTAGAGTAAAAGCTCTGCAGCGTCCTTTTGGGCCGGAACGCCCCACTACCAGTCACTAGTCCGAACGTAGCATCAGCGCGTTAGGCCCGGAGCAAAACCCGCCGCATTAACACTTCATCTGCAGCGCCTACCCATTTgtatgattttctttttcctctttttttttggtttaaaccTATTGGTAGTATTAGTAGTATTCTTTACCTTTTTgttcttcctctttttctttttctcatcttcTGAAAGTTTGTGCTTCTAATTTAATTCATAGGTGTAGACTGAATTCCGATTTAATTCATAGGTGGATTTGGGCCTAGAATAGATTCTATTTTTTTGAGAgtttacaaaaaatatatatatagaataaTTGAAGACTCATAATTATGATACgtttatatttttcaatgatTTGGTTAATCCAAACAAAATAATTACCTCAAAGTGGTTTGCATAATATCTTCAATTTATAATTAAAACTGCAACTCTGTACAGAGTTAattccaccaaaaaaaaaaaaaacagaaaagaaaacaacGAAAACTCAGCACCA
The Coffea arabica cultivar ET-39 chromosome 6c, Coffea Arabica ET-39 HiFi, whole genome shotgun sequence genome window above contains:
- the LOC113692635 gene encoding WD-40 repeat-containing protein MSI4 isoform X1, producing METVSPPPSQPKKRGRPKGSTKAKADTDREASAAASGGVPRMRGADKRSSSSDEKYSQWKSLVPVLYDWLANHNLVWPSLSCRWGPLLEQGAFKNRQRLYLSEQTDHTVPNTLIIANCDVVKPRVAAENHIANFNEEARSPFVKKYKTIIHPGEVNRIRELPQNKNIVATHTDCPEVLIWDIEAQPNRHAVLGAAESRPDLVLMGHKDNAEFALAMCPTEPFVLSGGKDKSVVLWSIHDHISASAADASKATGSTGSIVKTADNSPVGPRGIFQGHDDTVEDVQFCPSSSQEFCSVGDDSCLILWDARVGNNPILKVEKAHNADLHCVDWNPHDQNLILTGSADHSVRLFDRRKLTTDGVESLVHKFEGHTAAVLCVQWSPDKSTVFGSSAEDGLLNIWDYEKVGKKIESGTRSPSSPPGLFFQHAGHRDKVVDFHWNASDPWTVVSVSDDGESSGGGGTLQIWRMTDLLYRPEDEVLAELQHFKDHVIECTSKA
- the LOC113692635 gene encoding WD-40 repeat-containing protein MSI4 isoform X2, which gives rise to METVSPPPSQPKKRGRPKGSTKAKADTDREASAAASGGVPRMRGADKRSSSSDEKYSQWKSLVPVLYDWLANHNLVWPSLSCRWGPLLEQGAFKNRQRLYLSEQTDHTVPNTLIIANCDVVKPRVAAENHIANFNEEARSPFVKKYKTIIHPGEVNRIRELPQNKNIVATHTDCPEVLIWDIEAQPNRHAVLGAAESRPDLVLMGHKDNAEFALAMCPTEPFVLSGGKDKSVVLWSIHDHISASAADASKATGSTGSIVKTADNSPVGPRGIFQGHDDTVEDVQFCPSSSQEFCSVGDDSCLILWDARVGNNPILKVEKAHNADLHCVDWNPHDQNLILTGSADHSVRLFDRRKLTTDGVESLVHKFEGHTAAVLCVQWSPDKSTVFGSSAEDGLLNIWDYEKVGKKIESGTRSPSSPPGLFFQHAGHRNHLYFWLLNLRYSVLAICLWLCQIKIFVCHQQWTMVNYS